Proteins co-encoded in one Gossypium arboreum isolate Shixiya-1 chromosome 11, ASM2569848v2, whole genome shotgun sequence genomic window:
- the LOC128283895 gene encoding uncharacterized protein LOC128283895: MLRILERVARPNTCTGSRGSVSEHLRSNGAEVFKGISGVAPNVAEYWLEATERIMGDLDCTAEQKLKGAISLLREEAYQWWLTVKEGTQLERITWEFFKSAFQGKYVGASYVDARRKEFLNLTQGDRSMAEYEAEFLRLSRYARAIVATEYERCVLFEDGLRDSLRVLIAPQREQDFAALVEKAKIAEDVKRAERQSWEKKRSRNKMDLKPSNSDQRHRKGARADGPVRAEAPVAAVRLQPCVDCGKSHYGECWKRIGACLRCGSMEHRFKECPRRPDYGQTTGTGNIQPLRGGQQPARGRSNGMGRGHGAPDRGMGHAEAR; the protein is encoded by the coding sequence atgcttcGTATTCTGGAAAGGGTCGCTAGACCCAACACTTGTACCGGAAGCCGTGGGTCAGTTTCGGAACATCTCCGATCGAATGGAGCAGAAGTTTTTAAGGGCATTTCTggagtagccccgaatgtggctgagtactggttggaagccacgGAGAGAATAATGGGTGACCTGGATTGCACGGctgaacaaaagctgaaaggggcGATATCACTACTTAGGGaggaagcttaccagtggtggttgactgtGAAAGAGGGTACCCAACTCGAGCggattacctgggaattctttaaaTCCGCATTTCAAGGGAAGTATGTTGGGGCAAGCTATGTAGATGcccgaaggaaggaattcttaaaCTTAACTCAAGGGGATCGGTctatggctgagtatgaggcagagtttttGCGACTTAGCCGATATGCCCGTGCGATAGTAGCAACAGAGTACGAACGTTGTGTTCTGTTCGAGGATGGCCTCCGGGATAGTCTACGGGTattaatagctccacagagggagcaagATTTTGCGGCATTAGTAGAGAAAGCTAAAATAGCTGAGGATGTGAAGCGCGCTGAGCGCCAGAGCTGGGAAAAGAAAAGGAGTAGAAACAAAATGGATTTAAAGCCCTCCAATTCTGATCAAAGGCACAGGAAAGGTGCCAGGGCAGATGGGCCGGTCCGAGCTGAAGCCCCTGTTGCTGCTGTTAGATTACAACCTTGTGTTGATTGCGGGAAAAGCCATTATGGCGAATGCTGGAAAAGGATTGGAGCCTGTTTAAGATGCGGATCGATGGAGCATCGTTTCAAAGAGTGTCCTCGGAGACCAGATTATGGACAAACTACTGGTACGGGTAATATACAGCCGCTGAGGGGTGGTCAGCAGCCAGCAAGAGGCCGTAGCAATGGAATGGGTCGTGGTCATGGAGCACCAGATAGGGGTATGGGACATGCTGAGGCGAGATag